One window from the genome of Vicugna pacos chromosome 21, VicPac4, whole genome shotgun sequence encodes:
- the ZBTB37 gene encoding zinc finger and BTB domain-containing protein 37 isoform X1 yields MEKGGNIQLEIPDFSNSVLSHLNQLRMQGRLCDIVVNVQGQAFRAHKVVLAASSPYFRDHMSLNEMSTVSISVIKNPTVFEQLLSFCYTGRICLQLADIISYLTAASFLQMQHIIDKCTQILEGIHFKINVAEVEAELSQTRTKHPERPPESHSITPNLNRSLSPRQNTPKASRRGQVSAVLDIRELSPPEESTSPQIIEQSSDVESREPILRINRAGQWYVETGVADRGARSDDEVRVLGAVHIKTENLEEWLGPENQPSGEDGSSAEEVTAMVIDTTGHGSIGQENYTLGSSGAKVARPTSSEIDRFSPSGSVVPLTERHRARSESPARMDEPKQPSSQVEESAMMGVSGYVEYLREQEVSERWFRYNPRLTCIYCAKSFNQKGSLDRHMRLHMGITPFVCRMCGKKYTRKDQLEYHIRKHTGNKPFHCHVCGKSFPFQAILNQHFRKNHPGCIPLEGPHSISPETTVTSRGQAEEESPSQEETVASGETAQGSVSTTGPD; encoded by the exons ATGGAGAAAGGTGGCAACATACAACTGGAGATCCCTGACTTCAGCAACTCTGTCCTGAGCCATCTAAACCAGCTGCGCATGCAGGGCCGTCTCTGTGACATCGTGGTCAATGTGCAAGGACAGGCTTTTCGGGCTCACAAAGTGGTACTGGCTGCCAGCTCCCCCTATTTCCGAGATCACATGTCCTTGAATGAGATGAGTACTGTCTCCATTTCAGTCATCAAGAACCCTACTGTTTTTGAACAGCTCCTTTCTTTCTGTTATACGGGGCGGATATGCCTGCAACTGGCAGATATCATCAGCTACCTGACAGCTGCCAGTTTTCTGCAGATGCAGCATATTATAGACAAATGTACACAGATCCTGGAGGGCATTCATTTCAAAATTAATGTGGCTGAGGTTGAAGCTGAATTAAGTCAAACGAGGACAAAGCATCCAGAGAGACCTCCAGAGTCTCATAGTATTACACCAAATCTGAACCGCTCCCTTAGCCCCCGACAAAACACCCCAAAGGCAAGCCGGCGAGGTCAGGTTAGTGCCGTGCTGGATATCAGGGAGCTCAGTCCTCCCGAGGAGTCCACCAGCCCCCAGATAATTGAACAGAGTTCTGATGTAGAGAGCCGGGAGCCCATTCTTCGGATCAACCGAGCAGGACAGTGGTACGTGGAGACAGGAGTAGCAGACCGAGGGGCCCGGAGTGATGATGAAGTTAGGGTTCTTGGAGCAGTGCACATCAAAACTGAAAATCTGGAGGAGTGGCTTGGGCCTGAGAATCAGCCTTCCGGAGAAGATGGGAGTAGTGCAGAGGAAGTCACAGCCATGGTGATTGACACCACAGGCCATGGTTCTATAGGACAGGAAAATTATACTTTAGGATCTTCAGGAGCCAAGGTGGCTCGGCCAACAAGCAGTGAAATTGACag ATTCAGCCCCTCCGGCAGTGTTGTTCCCTTGACCGAGAGACACAGAGCGAGAAGTGAGTCTCCTGCCAGAATGGATGAGCCTAAGCAGCCCAGCTCCCAG GTGGAAGAGTCAGCAATGATGGGAGTAAGTGGCTATGTGGAGTATCTCCGAGAGCAGGAAGTATCTGAGCGGTGGTTCCGGTACAACCCCCGTCTCACCTGCATCTACTGCGCCAAATCCTTCAACCAGAAGGGGAGCCTGGACCGCCACATGCGCCTGCACATGGGGATCACACCGTTCGTCTGCCGCATGTGTGGCAAGAAGTATACCCGGAAAGATCAACTGGAGTATCACATCCGCAAGCACACAGGCAACAAGCCCTTTCACTGTCATGTCTGTGGCAAGAGCTTCCCCTTCCAGGCCATCTTGAATCAGCACTTTCGCAAAAATCACCCTGGCTGTATACCCCTGGAGGGGCCTCATAGCATCTCCCCTGAAACAACTGTCACATCTCGAGGACAAGCTGAGGAAGAGTCACCGTCACAAGAAGAAACAGTTGCTTCCGGGGAAACCGCCCAGGGCTCTGTGTCCACTACTGGGCCGGACTGA
- the ZBTB37 gene encoding zinc finger and BTB domain-containing protein 37 isoform X3 — MEKGGNIQLEIPDFSNSVLSHLNQLRMQGRLCDIVVNVQGQAFRAHKVVLAASSPYFRDHMSLNEMSTVSISVIKNPTVFEQLLSFCYTGRICLQLADIISYLTAASFLQMQHIIDKCTQILEGIHFKINVAEVEAELSQTRTKHPERPPESHSITPNLNRSLSPRQNTPKASRRGQVSAVLDIRELSPPEESTSPQIIEQSSDVESREPILRINRAGQWYVETGVADRGARSDDEVRVLGAVHIKTENLEEWLGPENQPSGEDGSSAEEVTAMVIDTTGHGSIGQENYTLGSSGAKVARPTSSEIDRFSPSGSVVPLTERHRARSESPARMDEPKQPSSQIKKLTK, encoded by the exons ATGGAGAAAGGTGGCAACATACAACTGGAGATCCCTGACTTCAGCAACTCTGTCCTGAGCCATCTAAACCAGCTGCGCATGCAGGGCCGTCTCTGTGACATCGTGGTCAATGTGCAAGGACAGGCTTTTCGGGCTCACAAAGTGGTACTGGCTGCCAGCTCCCCCTATTTCCGAGATCACATGTCCTTGAATGAGATGAGTACTGTCTCCATTTCAGTCATCAAGAACCCTACTGTTTTTGAACAGCTCCTTTCTTTCTGTTATACGGGGCGGATATGCCTGCAACTGGCAGATATCATCAGCTACCTGACAGCTGCCAGTTTTCTGCAGATGCAGCATATTATAGACAAATGTACACAGATCCTGGAGGGCATTCATTTCAAAATTAATGTGGCTGAGGTTGAAGCTGAATTAAGTCAAACGAGGACAAAGCATCCAGAGAGACCTCCAGAGTCTCATAGTATTACACCAAATCTGAACCGCTCCCTTAGCCCCCGACAAAACACCCCAAAGGCAAGCCGGCGAGGTCAGGTTAGTGCCGTGCTGGATATCAGGGAGCTCAGTCCTCCCGAGGAGTCCACCAGCCCCCAGATAATTGAACAGAGTTCTGATGTAGAGAGCCGGGAGCCCATTCTTCGGATCAACCGAGCAGGACAGTGGTACGTGGAGACAGGAGTAGCAGACCGAGGGGCCCGGAGTGATGATGAAGTTAGGGTTCTTGGAGCAGTGCACATCAAAACTGAAAATCTGGAGGAGTGGCTTGGGCCTGAGAATCAGCCTTCCGGAGAAGATGGGAGTAGTGCAGAGGAAGTCACAGCCATGGTGATTGACACCACAGGCCATGGTTCTATAGGACAGGAAAATTATACTTTAGGATCTTCAGGAGCCAAGGTGGCTCGGCCAACAAGCAGTGAAATTGACag ATTCAGCCCCTCCGGCAGTGTTGTTCCCTTGACCGAGAGACACAGAGCGAGAAGTGAGTCTCCTGCCAGAATGGATGAGCCTAAGCAGCCCAGCTCCCAG ataaagaagctgACAAAGTAA
- the ZBTB37 gene encoding zinc finger and BTB domain-containing protein 37 isoform X2 produces MEKGGNIQLEIPDFSNSVLSHLNQLRMQGRLCDIVVNVQGQAFRAHKVVLAASSPYFRDHMSLNEMSTVSISVIKNPTVFEQLLSFCYTGRICLQLADIISYLTAASFLQMQHIIDKCTQILEGIHFKINVAEVEAELSQTRTKHPERPPESHSITPNLNRSLSPRQNTPKASRRGQVSAVLDIRELSPPEESTSPQIIEQSSDVESREPILRINRAGQWYVETGVADRGARSDDEVRVLGAVHIKTENLEEWLGPENQPSGEDGSSAEEVTAMVIDTTGHGSIGQENYTLGSSGAKVARPTSSEIDRFSPSGSVVPLTERHRARSESPARMDEPKQPSSQVCVTED; encoded by the exons ATGGAGAAAGGTGGCAACATACAACTGGAGATCCCTGACTTCAGCAACTCTGTCCTGAGCCATCTAAACCAGCTGCGCATGCAGGGCCGTCTCTGTGACATCGTGGTCAATGTGCAAGGACAGGCTTTTCGGGCTCACAAAGTGGTACTGGCTGCCAGCTCCCCCTATTTCCGAGATCACATGTCCTTGAATGAGATGAGTACTGTCTCCATTTCAGTCATCAAGAACCCTACTGTTTTTGAACAGCTCCTTTCTTTCTGTTATACGGGGCGGATATGCCTGCAACTGGCAGATATCATCAGCTACCTGACAGCTGCCAGTTTTCTGCAGATGCAGCATATTATAGACAAATGTACACAGATCCTGGAGGGCATTCATTTCAAAATTAATGTGGCTGAGGTTGAAGCTGAATTAAGTCAAACGAGGACAAAGCATCCAGAGAGACCTCCAGAGTCTCATAGTATTACACCAAATCTGAACCGCTCCCTTAGCCCCCGACAAAACACCCCAAAGGCAAGCCGGCGAGGTCAGGTTAGTGCCGTGCTGGATATCAGGGAGCTCAGTCCTCCCGAGGAGTCCACCAGCCCCCAGATAATTGAACAGAGTTCTGATGTAGAGAGCCGGGAGCCCATTCTTCGGATCAACCGAGCAGGACAGTGGTACGTGGAGACAGGAGTAGCAGACCGAGGGGCCCGGAGTGATGATGAAGTTAGGGTTCTTGGAGCAGTGCACATCAAAACTGAAAATCTGGAGGAGTGGCTTGGGCCTGAGAATCAGCCTTCCGGAGAAGATGGGAGTAGTGCAGAGGAAGTCACAGCCATGGTGATTGACACCACAGGCCATGGTTCTATAGGACAGGAAAATTATACTTTAGGATCTTCAGGAGCCAAGGTGGCTCGGCCAACAAGCAGTGAAATTGACag ATTCAGCCCCTCCGGCAGTGTTGTTCCCTTGACCGAGAGACACAGAGCGAGAAGTGAGTCTCCTGCCAGAATGGATGAGCCTAAGCAGCCCAGCTCCCAG GTCTGTGTCACTgaagattga
- the LOC116284814 gene encoding uncharacterized protein — translation MGRNGPEHRPGSETPHPLPRSGRRAGRKSLTLTPPPFPLPQRFPSLAPPPLSSLPPQSVGGREPCVTRAVVSPPTAAMWAGPGAGQGAGLKDWREVLLEEEETEGGEVPESKLTLAESVRHDVMEKSLIYKRLAAISVFPGCESVSGMMIGMNAVWLLMASDEQLRAKWMRAATGVLQQRLCAVFMGKQALSRISWKLKGYSYFLGGLEFLTYLELFCYRVYDFICGWLAWGADFGEVLYKGVKTWVVTRHGRRSFKQRQTCYPKIKGAFHSSSQMQLTS, via the exons ATGGGCCGGAATGGGCCGGAACACCGTCCCGGAAGTgaaaccccccaccccctcccccggagCGGGCGACGTGCCGGAAGGAAATCACTCACCCTTACACcgccccccttccccctcccccagcgctTTCCGTCCCTcgcgccccctcccctctcttctcttcctcctcagtcGGTAGGAGGGCGGGAGCCCTGCGTCACGCGGGCTGTCGTGTCCCCGCCCACAGCGGCGATGTGGGCGGGGCCAGGGGCGGGTCAAGGGGCGGGATTAAAGGACTGGAGGGAGGtgctgctggaggaggaggagacggaGGGAGGAGAGGTGCCGGAGTCGAAGCTGACGTTAGCGGAGAGCGTGCGTCATGACGTCATGGAAAAGAGCCTTATATACAAGCGTCTGGCCGCCATCTCGGTCTTTCCAGGCTGCGAGTCGGTGTCTG GAATGATGATAGGCATGAATGCAGTTTGGCTTTTGATGGCTTCTGATGAACAG tTACGTGCCAAATGGATGAGAGCTGCTACTGGG GTCCTACAGCAGAGGCTTTGCGCTGTATTCATGGGCAAACAG GCGCTAAGCAGAATTAGCTGGAAGTTGAAGGG GTATTCTTATTTCTTAGGTGGACTTGAGTTTTTGACATATCTGGAACTTTTTTG cTACCGGGTATATGATTTTATCTGTGGATGGCTTGCTTGGg GTGCAGATTTCGGGGAGGTTTTGTATAAAG GTGTGAAGACATGGGTTGTTACAAGACATGGAAGAAGGAGTTTTAAGCAGAG GCAGACCTGTTACCCTAAGATTAAAGG ggcatttcacagcAGCAGTCAAATGCAACTTACCAGCTGA